In Deinobacterium chartae, the genomic stretch CTGACCCGTCAGTAAGAAGCGGGGGAGGGGGCCGCAGCAACGCAGCTGCGGCCCCCTCCCCGGACGCGCCGAAAAGCTACTTGAGCAGGCGCAGCAGCTCGTTCTTGTTGGCGCGCATCATGGCGTAGTAGTCCGCCACCTTGGGGCTGCCCTCGGGAATCAGGACGCCCAGCTTGGCACCGGCACTCTCGGCGATGGTGCGCGCCGGAGCTTCGGGCAAGGTGGGCTCGGCGAACACGGCTTTCACCTTGCGTGCGCGGATGATGTCGACCACTTCCTTGACGTAGCGGGCCGAGGGTTCCTTGCCGGGAAACGGCTCGACCGCCGCTGCGATCTTGGGGCCGTAGGCCGCCGACCAGTAGGGCCAGGCACCGTGGAAGGTCACGATGGAGGTGTTCTTGATGGGAGCCAGGGCCTTTTTCAGCTCGGCGTGCAGGGCGAGCAGTTTGGCGTTTTCCTTCTTGGCGTTCGCCCGGTAAAAGGCGGCGTTGGCCGGGTCGGTTTTGGCCAGCTCGTTCCCGATCAAGAGGGCCGCCTTGGCCATGATCGAGGCGTCGAGCCAGATGTGCGGGTCGTGGTTCTCGTGGTCGTGGTCGTGGTCGTGGTCGTGGTCGTGGTCGTGCTCGCCGTGGTCCATGGACTCGAGGGGCGTGTACTCGAGGCGCTCTGCGAACTCCACCACGCGGGCCTTGCTGCCGCTCGACTTCACCAGGGTGGCGAGCCACTCGTCGATGCCCGCGCCGTTCATGAAAGCGAGGTTGGCCGAGGCGATGGTCTTGATGTCGCGCGGGGTGGGGTCAAAGGTGTGCGGGCTGACCCCGGGCTTGAGGATCAGCGAGACGTTGGCGCGGTTCCCGGCGATGTCCGAGACCACCGTGTAGTACGGCTGGAAGCTGACGACAACGTTCGGTTTGGCCAGGGCGGCCCCGGTGCCCAGCAGGGCCGCGAGAACGAGGATGGGTTTCATGCTTGCTCCTTGGCCAGCGCCTTTTCGAGGAAGGCCTCCAAGGCCTGGCCGTTTAAGTCGGTGCCGATAAAGACGAGTTCGGTAAAGGCCTGCGCGGGGTCGTACCACTGCCCGGCAGCCTCGAGGGCCAGCAGGCGTCCGGTGTGGTTCCACAGTGTGGCTTCCGTGCGGCCCTCGAGGTGAACCCAGCCCTTGGAGCGCACGATGTTGCGCGGCAGTCCGCGCTGCAGCAGGCTTTCAAGGCGGGCGGGGTCAAAGGGGACGTGCGAGCGGTACACCCAGGTCGAGAGGCCGTATTCTTCGCTTTCGGGGGTGTGTTCCTTTTCCAGCTCCTCCATCCAGGCGTCCATCTGGCTGAGGGCCTCGAAGTCGAAGAGGCCCACGCCCAGCACCTCGCTCGCCGCGACCCGGCCATGCTGGGTTTCGAGCAGCCGCGCGCGCGGGTTGGTGATGCGTACCAGGTCGCGCAGACGGCCGAGGTTGCCCGGGTCGGCCAGATCGGTCTTGTTGAGGACCACGATGTCGGCGAACTCGATCTGTTCGGCCAGCAGTTCGCCAAAGCCGCGCCCGAAGTCGTCGCCGTCGATGGTTTCGCTGCGGTTCCACAGTTCAAAGAACTGTGCGGCGTCCACCACCGTGATCATAGCATCCACCTGCACCCGGCCGACCAGGTTGGGAATGCCCGGTTCCAGCTCGAGGTCTTCGGGGGTGAGGCAGAAGCCCTGGGCGATGGGGAGCGGTTCTCCGATGCCGGTCGATTCGATCAGGATGTGGTCGAGTTCGCGCTCGCGCAGCAGGTGGTCTACCGCCTCGAGCAGGTCGCCGCGCAGCGTGCAGCAGATGCAGCCGTTGGAGAGCTCGATGGTTTTTTCGTCGGTCTTGACGACCAGCGAGGCGTCCACGTTCACGGCGCCGAACTCGTTGACGATTACGGCGACGCGCTTGCCCTCGGTGTTGGCGAGGATGTGGTTGAGCAGCGTGGTCTTGCCGGCTCCCAGGAAGCCGCAGAGCACTGTGATGGGGATGGGAGAAGGCGAAGTCACCGGACCATGGTAAGTGATAATCAATTATCGGTCAAGGGCGGCCCCCAACGGGCCCCCTCGAGGAGCGCTTCAGTGGTGTACGCCGCCCTCGCCGTGGACGTGGCCGTGTTCGAGTTCGTCCGGCTGGGCGTCGCGCACCGACACGATCTCGACCCGGACCCGCTGGCGCGTTCCGGCGTTTTCCGGGTTGGCGTCTACCTCCACGCCCGCCTCGAGCACGCCCAGCACCCGTACGGCCAGCGGACGGCCCTGCTCGTCTTGGGTGTATAACAGGGTGCCCGCCTCGGGAAGCCGGTCAAAGGCCGCCCGGGGAACGACTTGCACCAGGGCCGGGTCAAAGGCGGGCCCCTCGAGGCTGACCTCGAAACGGTCGCCCGCGCGGTGGCCGACCAGTTGGGCCTCAAGGCCGAGGGGGAGGTCATGGGCGTGCCCCATCAGCACGGTGGTGGTACGTTCGGGCTGACCGTCCGGGGCGTAGCGCAGCTTGATGACCGAACGGGAATGAATCAGACTGGATTCCATAATTGAGAATCATATATCATTTTAAGGACTCGGGAGCGATCCCGCGCAAGCGGTGAGAAAGCGGGCGCTTCGCCCGTGGGAGGTAGCAGATGTTCAAATTCAGGCAGCGTATCCCGGTCACGGTCATCGGCGGGTTTCTGGGATCCGGCAAAACCACGCTGGTCAACCACCTCATTTACAGCGGCACCCACCGCTACGGCGTGATCGTCAACGAATTCGGGGACCTGGGCATCGACGGAGCCCTGATCGAAAACCTGGAAGAGGGCGGAATCACCGAGCTCCAGGGCGGTTGTCTGTGCTGTGTGGGCCGCGAGGACCTGGTGCAGGCCCTGGTGAAGCTCGGTCTGCGCGACACCCCGCCCGAATACGTACTGATCGAGCTCTCGGGGCTGGCCGATCCGGTGCCGGTGTTGCAGACCCTGCTCGACCCGCAGGTTCGCACGGTCTTCGAGATCGACGGCCTGGTGACCGTGGTGGACGCGCGCAATTTCTTCTCCACCTTGCAACAGAACCTCGAGAGCGCCCTGCAGCTGGCCTATGCCAGCACCGTGGTGATCAACAAGGTTGATCTGGTCGATGCCGAACTGGTCGCTGCCGTCAGCGATGCGGTCCGTCAGCTCAGCCCGCTGGCACGGGTGGTCACGTCGCACCGCTCGCAGGTGGATCCGGCCGCGCTGGTCGGCTTGCGAGCGTTTGACCCGCAGTGGCAGCCGGATGACGCGCACGGGCACCGGCACACCGAAGGCGTGACCTCGTTCGTCCTCGAGGCCCACTCTCCGCTCGACATCATGAAATGGCAGTGGTTCTTGCAGCAGCGGATCCTCGAGCGACCCGGCGACGTGCTGCGGGTCAAGGGCTTTTTAGCCCTCGAGGGCATTCCGGAGCGGGTGCTGTTTCAGGCCGTGCGCGACGTGTTTTCTGCCGAACGCCAGGAACAGCCGCACGCGGGGCAGTCGCAGTTGGTGGTGATCGGACGCGGCCTGGACCCGGCCGAGTACCACGCGGCCTTTGAGGACTGCGCCCGCCCGGTGAGCGAAGCGGGGCGGGGGGCTAAACGGTGAGCCTCGCGCTGCCCGACGAGGTGCTCACCGTTCACAAGAGCCGCTCCGGTCTGGGCGGAAATCCCTTGGTGGTCCAGTTCTGGCTGCTGGGTATAGATGCCGCCCGAGGTGACCTGACCGCGCGCGGCTTCCGCAAGGAGCCCTGCGCGGTCGGCTCCAGCCTGTACCGTCTGGGAGACCTCACGCTGCACTCGAGGGGGGCATGGCTGTGGCGGGGGGATCATGCGCTGCATTATCTGCGCCCCGCCGAGAGCTTTTACCTGACCCGGCGGCCCGATCCGCTGCGTTTTGATCCGGAAGCACGCTGGTTGCGGCGCGACGTGGGCCTGGCGCTGCTCGAGCCGTGGCTGCTCGAGCACGAGGCCTGGATTGCCCGGCGTTACGGCCCTCACGAGCGCTCCCGTCTGCTGGACGGCCCGCTGCCCCCCCGGGTGCGGAGGCTGGTGACGTGCTGGCAGGAGCGCATCGAAAACCGGCTGGACCTGCGGGTGTGGTCGGACGCATCTCAGGCCCTCGAGGCCGAGGCGTCGCTCCCCGGTTGATCCGGGGCGGTCCGGCGAACAACGCAAAGAGGTGGAGGCCACTCGCGTTTCGCCCGGCGAGGCCGCAACTGCGTCCTGGCCGCGCTGCCGTTCCTGCTGCGTTACCTCTGCGCTTCGGCGCTCCCCGCCAGCAGGCGGTGTGCCGCGCTCACCAGGGCCGCGTTGTCCGGGGCCAGTTCGCCGCCGGGCAGGTAAAGGGTGTCCTCGAGGCCGCTGCGGGTGGCGTGCTCCCGCCGCCCGGCCTCGAGCAGCAACGGCCAGGTGACGGCTCCCTCGCCGTGCAGCAGACGCGGGACGCGCACCCCGGCGCGGTTCCGCCGTTTCACGATCCGCTGGGTCTGCTCGAGGGCAAAGGCGACGCTCTCGCCGTTTATCTCGATGAGCACCCTCAGGCAACGCGGAGCGAGCCCGTTTGCAGCAGCGGGGCCGCCAGTGCGGTGGCACCGGGTTCGGAGAAGTTGACCGAGGCGAAGTCGGGCCGCACGGTTCAAGCACTTATCTGCCGCTCGCGTTCTGCGTGTCCGGCCCGATCCACAGTCCTGTGGACACCCCGACGGGCAGCCCCGGACAGGTGGCCCGCTCCGGCTGTGCGGCAGGCCTGGGCGTCGCGGGCGAGGTCCGCCGGGGACAGGGGCGGGGCCGGATGTTCAGCGCCCCGGCGCGCACCGTTGGGGCAGGCTTGCAGCCGCATGCTTCACTCTAACCCGAGTCGGAGCGGATGAGCGGGTCCGAAGTGCCCAGAAAGGATGAGCAAGGTGGCTTCCCCGCGGGGAAGCCACCTTGCTCATCCGCTGGGATCAGCGAATGATCGTGATGTTCTCGGGGAGGCGGCGCAGGGCCTTGGCCGAGAGCCAGACCTTCTGGCGCACGCCGTCTACCAGAACGGTTTTCTTCTGCAAGTTGGCGTACTTGCGAACCTTGGAGATTCCGGTGGTCTTGCGGCCGACGCCACCTTCGGACTTGGGCTTGCCCCGGCGGACGACCGAATTCACGACGACCGTGGACTTGCCCGTGACGAAACACTTCTTGCTCATATCGGACCTCGAGGCCTCCCGGTCTGCGGTCGGGAGGACTTCGCATGGCGTTCCGGTTCAAGACCGGACTTCTATTGATACATCACTCTCAAAAAAAGCGCAAGAGCGGACAGCCGGGGTCGGCCGCGCACCGGCGCAGGCTTCGGCTGCTGGGCTGCAGGCCCTCGCTGTTGAAACGCAGGGTTCGCCCGGGGTGCCAAAGAAAAAGGGTGATTACCCATGTCCCTGGTACAATCGCGTGTGCTTCGGGCTCAACTTCATCAACCCAGTCCTAGCGACTTACTCGAATTTTTGCGCGCTCACCTGTACTCGGGCGAGTGCCTGGTGCAGATCGCCGGCGAGTGCGAGATCACCTATGTGGGCCGCGCCGCCTCGATGGCCGAAGCGGGCGATTACCTGGTGGTGGTCAAGTGCGACGGCAGCCTGCAGGTTCACGGGCCCCGCGGAGTCAAGCCGGTCAACTGGCAGCCGCGCACCGACGAGCTGGCTCTGAGCCTCGAGGACGGCCGGGCTCTGCTGCGCGCCGAGCGGACCAGCCCGGCCGAGATGGTACAGGTGGCTTTTCTCGAGCCGGCCCTGGTGCAGGCGCTCGAACTGCGGCACGCTTCGGGCTTCGTGCTGAGCGGCAGCGAGGCGCAGATGCAAGCGGCCCTGGCCCGCAATCCCGAGCTGATCGAGCCGGGGCTCAGCGTTCTCGAGCGCGAACTGCTGGTGGGAGTGGGCGGCGTGGACCTGTACGCCCGCGACGCCCAGGGCCGCTTCGTGGTGGTGGAGCTCAAGCGCGGCAAGGCCACGCACGAGGCCGTGCACCAGCTCGAGCGTTACGTGACCGCCGTGCGCGCCCAGGTCGCGGCCCCGGTGCGCGGGATTCTGGCCGCGCCGGCGGTGACCGCTCCGGCCCGCACCCAGCTCGAGCGTCTGGGGCTGGAGTTCCGCGAGGTGACCGCCCTGCCGGTCCTCGAGGAAGAGCCGCTGCAGCCCGGCCTGTTCTGAGCCGGGTCAGCGCGTTTAAAGCTTTGCTCAAGCCACGCTCCAGGCAAGCTCAACCGTAAGCCTCGGGCCACACATGACTCTCCCAGAGCGGACCTCTACGGTGAGGGCCAGAAGCGGAGGTGTGCAATGACCCGGATTTCGGCTTGGTTTCACAACATGACCCAGGCTCGCGAGGCCCTGGATGAACTCGAGCGCATGGGTGCGCTGAACGCCACCATCGACGAGGTGGAAGGAGATAACCCCGATTACGGCAACCGGGTCTCCGCCGCCGAGGGACCGGGGCTCTCGACCAGCGGGCTGAGCAACGGCGTGGATCCTTTGATCATTCCGGGGCTGCCGCAGCGTGACCCGGGCCCCAGCCCCTTTGCCGGCTCGTCCGAACAGCGGGTTATTCCCTCGGACGCGGCGGATGACCGGGTGACCCGCGAGGTCGAGACGCCGGTGGTGGTAGACCGCAACGACAACCTCAACCGCAAGGAGATCGAGCGCGGCAGCGTGGTGGTCTCGTTCGACGAGGGTTCGTTGAACCTCGAGGCGGTACGGGATGTGGTGGAGCGTCACTGGGGCCGCCTCGAGGGCCGCCTCGGCTAGAGGTCGGAGCAGCGGCTTGCGCTTGAAATTCGGGCCGCTCTGGGAGTATGCTCGGGTTTCAAGCGCGCTGCCGGATCACTTGCAGGCCGGGTCAACTTGTTTTCTTCGTCTTCCGGATTTTGAGAGAGCATTTCAGGATCTGGCAGGCCTGTTTTGTTTTAAGAACGTCGCTGTTATTGCCGGAGCAGGCCTTAGAAATGAGAAGGCGCGTGTTGTTTAGTTCTCTCAACATTTTATAATCGCGTGCGAAGATAATGGCGGCGTGGAGTGGGGTGAGACGCGCTCCACAAGTGGCGTCGGACTCCGGGCGAGTGCCCGG encodes the following:
- a CDS encoding metal ABC transporter substrate-binding protein, with translation MKPILVLAALLGTGAALAKPNVVVSFQPYYTVVSDIAGNRANVSLILKPGVSPHTFDPTPRDIKTIASANLAFMNGAGIDEWLATLVKSSGSKARVVEFAERLEYTPLESMDHGEHDHDHDHDHDHDHENHDPHIWLDASIMAKAALLIGNELAKTDPANAAFYRANAKKENAKLLALHAELKKALAPIKNTSIVTFHGAWPYWSAAYGPKIAAAVEPFPGKEPSARYVKEVVDIIRARKVKAVFAEPTLPEAPARTIAESAGAKLGVLIPEGSPKVADYYAMMRANKNELLRLLK
- the nucS gene encoding endonuclease NucS; the encoded protein is MSLVQSRVLRAQLHQPSPSDLLEFLRAHLYSGECLVQIAGECEITYVGRAASMAEAGDYLVVVKCDGSLQVHGPRGVKPVNWQPRTDELALSLEDGRALLRAERTSPAEMVQVAFLEPALVQALELRHASGFVLSGSEAQMQAALARNPELIEPGLSVLERELLVGVGGVDLYARDAQGRFVVVELKRGKATHEAVHQLERYVTAVRAQVAAPVRGILAAPAVTAPARTQLERLGLEFREVTALPVLEEEPLQPGLF
- a CDS encoding 3-keto-5-aminohexanoate cleavage protein → MLIEINGESVAFALEQTQRIVKRRNRAGVRVPRLLHGEGAVTWPLLLEAGRREHATRSGLEDTLYLPGGELAPDNAALVSAAHRLLAGSAEAQR
- a CDS encoding CobW family GTP-binding protein is translated as MFKFRQRIPVTVIGGFLGSGKTTLVNHLIYSGTHRYGVIVNEFGDLGIDGALIENLEEGGITELQGGCLCCVGREDLVQALVKLGLRDTPPEYVLIELSGLADPVPVLQTLLDPQVRTVFEIDGLVTVVDARNFFSTLQQNLESALQLAYASTVVINKVDLVDAELVAAVSDAVRQLSPLARVVTSHRSQVDPAALVGLRAFDPQWQPDDAHGHRHTEGVTSFVLEAHSPLDIMKWQWFLQQRILERPGDVLRVKGFLALEGIPERVLFQAVRDVFSAERQEQPHAGQSQLVVIGRGLDPAEYHAAFEDCARPVSEAGRGAKR
- a CDS encoding GTP-binding protein; amino-acid sequence: MTSPSPIPITVLCGFLGAGKTTLLNHILANTEGKRVAVIVNEFGAVNVDASLVVKTDEKTIELSNGCICCTLRGDLLEAVDHLLRERELDHILIESTGIGEPLPIAQGFCLTPEDLELEPGIPNLVGRVQVDAMITVVDAAQFFELWNRSETIDGDDFGRGFGELLAEQIEFADIVVLNKTDLADPGNLGRLRDLVRITNPRARLLETQHGRVAASEVLGVGLFDFEALSQMDAWMEELEKEHTPESEEYGLSTWVYRSHVPFDPARLESLLQRGLPRNIVRSKGWVHLEGRTEATLWNHTGRLLALEAAGQWYDPAQAFTELVFIGTDLNGQALEAFLEKALAKEQA
- a CDS encoding large ribosomal subunit protein bL28; amino-acid sequence: MSKKCFVTGKSTVVVNSVVRRGKPKSEGGVGRKTTGISKVRKYANLQKKTVLVDGVRQKVWLSAKALRRLPENITIIR
- a CDS encoding FKBP-type peptidyl-prolyl cis-trans isomerase, which gives rise to MESSLIHSRSVIKLRYAPDGQPERTTTVLMGHAHDLPLGLEAQLVGHRAGDRFEVSLEGPAFDPALVQVVPRAAFDRLPEAGTLLYTQDEQGRPLAVRVLGVLEAGVEVDANPENAGTRQRVRVEIVSVRDAQPDELEHGHVHGEGGVHH